The Clostridium sporogenes genome contains a region encoding:
- a CDS encoding NAD(P)-dependent oxidoreductase, whose translation MKIGIIGGNGKSGKLLVEEALNRGHEVTAIVRNSKATVTNAKVLEKDLFYLTYDDLKDNEVIIDAFGTWTLETLPLHQTSLKYLADLLSGKPNRLLIVGSAGSLYVDPQHIMRLLDSPDMPEMYKPLSSNMVAAFDALKKRDDVNWTYLSPPAVFDAEGVRTGKYRTGGDELMVNSKGKSFISYADAAIAMIDEAEKGKYIGQRFTVVSE comes from the coding sequence ATGAAAATCGGAATTATTGGAGGAAACGGAAAATCTGGTAAGCTGCTTGTTGAAGAAGCCTTAAATCGAGGACATGAAGTAACCGCCATCGTGCGCAACAGCAAAGCCACCGTGACGAATGCAAAGGTATTAGAAAAAGACCTATTTTACCTAACCTATGACGATTTGAAGGACAACGAGGTTATTATTGACGCTTTCGGCACTTGGACACTAGAAACCCTGCCACTACACCAAACGTCTCTAAAATATCTTGCCGACTTATTGAGTGGCAAGCCCAACCGCCTGCTTATTGTGGGAAGTGCAGGCAGTCTATATGTTGACCCGCAACACATAATGAGGTTATTGGATTCACCAGATATGCCAGAAATGTATAAACCACTTTCCTCAAATATGGTAGCTGCTTTCGATGCCCTAAAAAAGCGCGATGATGTGAACTGGACATATCTTAGTCCACCTGCTGTTTTTGATGCTGAAGGCGTTCGCACTGGAAAATATAGAACGGGTGGTGACGAACTTATGGTTAATTCAAAGGGAAAAAGTTTTATCAGCTACGCTGATGCTGCCATTGCCATGATTGATGAAGCTGAAAAAGGTAAATATATTGGTCAACGCTTCACAGTTGTCTCAGAATAA
- a CDS encoding winged helix-turn-helix transcriptional regulator, which yields MPHTLPACPVEVTLMLISDRWKVLIIRDLLDGTKRYGELKKSVGNISQKVLTTKLRDMEENGLLTRKVYAEVPPRVEYTLTDTGLSLKPILDAMIDWGQEYKSQRE from the coding sequence ATGCCACATACCTTACCAGCATGCCCTGTGGAAGTAACCTTAATGTTAATAAGTGATAGATGGAAAGTTCTTATTATCCGGGACTTGCTTGATGGAACTAAACGGTATGGTGAACTTAAGAAATCAGTGGGTAACATATCTCAAAAAGTATTGACAACCAAGTTACGGGATATGGAAGAAAATGGATTATTGACCCGTAAGGTATATGCTGAAGTACCACCCCGTGTCGAATATACCTTAACTGATACCGGATTAAGTTTAAAACCTATACTGGATGCCATGATCGATTGGGGTCAGGAATATAAAAGCCAGCGTGAATAA
- a CDS encoding type VII secretion protein EssB/YukC, which yields MENTIKVTVKKSNLNANSEFDFYQIAQKSENLLDCNIHREEDQIQFQFFVGEGKRFDEIRNFSIAYRYQSLINAIYLLEVAKKVDFSMSPMNLYFDINMMPKIMMRDVYRDDKYNEEKIVKEYKSLIGYTLQNKYSFEDYFNGGEKLLLKSKVTRPYASLNTVKDLCDTLIAEFKKYQEELRKTKIEVNKTKFRNLKYFSRIGSIVVLILAILCGYYTFFIIPENKAVIKGNESYVKQDYISVIESLKDIKLGRLSTNSKYIYAVSYIKTDALSEEQKNNILASVTLTSNEKILNYWIDLSRSEYDAAIDIAKQLRNKEYLLYGYMKQKAYIEGNNSLSGQAREEQLKKVEQNIKELSNKNATEPSDKASKQKDVKKGE from the coding sequence ATGGAAAACACAATAAAGGTAACAGTAAAAAAATCTAACCTAAATGCTAACAGTGAATTTGATTTTTATCAGATTGCACAGAAAAGTGAAAATTTATTAGATTGTAATATTCATAGAGAAGAAGACCAAATTCAATTTCAATTCTTTGTTGGTGAGGGAAAGAGATTTGATGAGATAAGGAATTTCTCTATTGCTTATAGATATCAATCTTTAATAAATGCTATCTATTTATTGGAAGTAGCTAAAAAAGTAGATTTCTCTATGTCTCCAATGAATCTATACTTTGATATCAATATGATGCCAAAGATAATGATGAGAGATGTTTATAGGGATGACAAATATAATGAAGAAAAGATAGTTAAGGAATATAAGAGTTTAATAGGTTATACATTACAAAATAAATATAGCTTTGAAGATTATTTTAATGGCGGAGAAAAATTATTGTTAAAATCTAAAGTGACGCGTCCATATGCTTCACTAAATACAGTGAAAGATTTGTGCGATACACTTATTGCAGAATTTAAAAAGTATCAAGAGGAATTAAGAAAAACAAAGATTGAAGTTAATAAAACTAAATTCCGAAATCTTAAATATTTTAGCAGAATAGGAAGTATAGTTGTTTTGATTCTTGCTATATTATGTGGATATTATACATTTTTTATTATTCCAGAAAACAAAGCAGTAATTAAAGGTAATGAAAGTTATGTTAAACAAGATTATATTAGCGTAATAGAGTCCCTAAAAGATATTAAATTAGGCAGACTTAGTACAAATAGCAAATATATTTATGCTGTATCTTATATCAAAACAGATGCGCTATCGGAGGAACAAAAGAATAATATTTTAGCAAGTGTGACTCTTACATCCAATGAAAAAATATTGAATTATTGGATTGATTTAAGTCGTTCAGAATATGATGCTGCAATTGATATCGCTAAACAACTTAGAAATAAAGAATATTTGTTATATGGTTATATGAAACAAAAGGCATATATTGAAGGAAATAATTCCTTATCTGGACAAGCAAGAGAAGAACAATTAAAAAAAGTAGAACAAAATATTAAAGAATTAAGTAATAAAAATGCTACAGAACCTAGTGATAAAGCAAGTAAACAGAAAGATGTGAAAAAGGGGGAGTAA
- a CDS encoding DUF4176 domain-containing protein, whose amino-acid sequence MENLQEELQKELENKFIEKNLNLFQDKNTISLLINVAKKDINILRDCYENLLLKKDYLNIYYQFSVHVEEERVILKAQQIESTLTFKDFKLFLVNLIDLFEPIYPLGTVVSLKKEYLNNIFRESEIKEVYFVITHRFISNESTNVYFQYAGVPFPIGNLGMKEFFNFTSPLIDEVIYSGYSNNQEVAFVYMMKRELILEKEYKSIGFASKEERNEFQNLIKK is encoded by the coding sequence ATGGAAAATTTACAAGAAGAATTGCAGAAAGAATTGGAGAATAAATTTATAGAAAAAAATCTTAATTTGTTTCAAGATAAAAATACTATTTCTTTATTAATAAATGTTGCAAAAAAAGATATTAATATCTTAAGAGATTGTTATGAGAATTTATTATTGAAAAAGGATTATTTAAATATTTATTACCAATTTAGTGTACATGTGGAGGAAGAAAGAGTTATATTGAAAGCTCAACAAATTGAGTCAACATTAACCTTTAAGGATTTCAAACTATTTCTAGTTAATTTAATAGACTTATTTGAGCCTATTTATCCCTTAGGAACTGTAGTGAGTTTAAAGAAGGAGTATCTTAATAATATATTTAGAGAAAGTGAAATAAAAGAAGTTTATTTTGTTATTACACATCGATTTATTAGTAATGAATCAACAAATGTGTATTTCCAATATGCAGGTGTGCCCTTCCCAATTGGAAACTTAGGAATGAAAGAGTTTTTTAATTTCACGTCACCTCTAATTGATGAGGTAATTTATAGTGGATATTCAAATAATCAAGAAGTAGCATTTGTTTATATGATGAAACGAGAACTAATATTAGAAAAAGAATATAAATCTATTGGATTTGCTTCCAAAGAAGAACGAAATGAATTTCAAAATTTAATTAAAAAGTAG
- a CDS encoding nucleotidyltransferase domain-containing protein: protein MIRPYVNLKSENKINDFMLVLQNNIKKFESLEGVIGITLNGGMSRGYADYLSEIDIVIYLDKRNYELWNNGKSPIPIGITMFKKCLYDIKILNLEEEKQKSWDSVALWDLSYAKVLYDPNGEIKKLISDKLMIKTEPLQAEGLLFGCWWYFRLAGDIWIHRGDIIQGHYMLNSAVTKLIEALFIANGEYIPHEKWIIHFSRTLPWTPIQWNKRLLEAMSTGDLSLESLIKRQSIIEKLWEEVDLYIAKNECPKFNLRVMQKTFYDLLKLLLQNDFITVEEWNRKASLSLLSEEPFFSFVTVINEKIVIDKEKAFSIKPEDLYYWHYEILEKVLSEI from the coding sequence ATGATAAGACCATATGTAAACTTAAAAAGTGAAAATAAAATTAATGATTTTATGTTAGTATTACAAAATAATATAAAAAAGTTTGAATCATTAGAAGGTGTAATTGGAATAACGCTTAATGGAGGAATGTCTCGAGGTTATGCAGATTATCTGTCTGAAATTGATATAGTTATATATTTAGATAAAAGGAATTATGAATTATGGAATAATGGAAAATCACCTATACCAATTGGTATTACAATGTTTAAAAAGTGTCTTTATGACATAAAGATATTAAATTTGGAGGAAGAAAAGCAGAAATCGTGGGATAGTGTTGCTTTATGGGATTTATCTTACGCAAAAGTTTTATATGACCCAAATGGAGAAATTAAAAAGCTAATAAGTGATAAACTTATGATTAAAACAGAACCATTACAAGCAGAAGGATTACTTTTTGGTTGTTGGTGGTATTTTAGATTGGCAGGTGATATATGGATTCATAGGGGAGATATAATTCAAGGTCATTATATGCTAAATAGTGCTGTAACTAAATTAATAGAAGCGTTATTTATAGCAAATGGTGAATATATACCACACGAAAAATGGATTATTCATTTTAGCAGAACTCTTCCTTGGACTCCAATACAATGGAATAAAAGACTTCTTGAAGCAATGAGTACAGGGGATTTATCATTAGAAAGCTTAATTAAAAGACAAAGTATTATTGAAAAGTTATGGGAAGAAGTAGATTTATATATTGCTAAAAATGAGTGTCCGAAATTTAATCTTAGGGTTATGCAAAAAACCTTTTATGATTTACTTAAATTATTACTTCAAAACGATTTTATAACAGTTGAAGAATGGAATAGAAAAGCAAGTTTATCGTTGTTATCGGAAGAACCATTTTTTAGTTTTGTAACGGTTATAAATGAAAAAATAGTTATTGATAAGGAAAAAGCTTTTTCCATAAAACCAGAAGATTTATATTACTGGCATTATGAAATATTAGAAAAAGTATTATCAGAAATATAA
- the essC gene encoding type VII secretion protein EssC: MRRVFIFNDSSYIEYPLTSVLELRELKIVSEDEKVTFIGKEKQESVKLNTLFWFDNTQYLILDQVHKEYDCGNSYVLIGEKNCDIELTINAKFVLDKDKLINDDLYPVYVNGVKKTDKTIPYKIGDSILIKEVLFTVYRDYVSITGSEEKYRCNLALRNLNTIYFEGFPEYKRSPRVIKKVKNDKITILKPPAKISRKKGSLAKVIIPPLSMACVVVLMSIFMRRGIFVLVSLAGTLITLIFSVTTFFSENKELKENNLKRKKMYENYLLDMRKKLNSYRQNEIDALNYNNPDIHLIEDMVNHYNPRIYERDVNDDDFLAVCVGRAKDSSEYQVVLDYDALEIEKDDLLEEAKEIYSEYQYIDNKPVLVDLKKAHLGIVGEKKEVHQQIKNILAQITFFQSYHDVQIVMLYNEKYIKDFDYIKWYPHVKIHAINLTGNINNERVRDQVLGSLHQILKDRKIKRDENKREMSYYPHFIVVVDDYHLIMNHSIMEHLQEPSTDLGFSLIYTAQKRGNLPENIKTVLLMEDSETATLLLNEGTEVNKRMEESQLNDINLETMARNLCSIKHFQGVTAHIPESITFFDMYKVKRPEELNIKERWAKGDSHKSLAVPIGVRAKDDYVELNLHEKAHGPHGLVAGTTGSGKSEIIQSYILSLAVNFSPYEVGFLLIDYKGGGMANLFKKLPHLLGTITNLDGAESMRALASIKSELARRQKIFNKYEVNNINKYNKLFKQGKAKEPLPHLFIISDEFAELKKEQPEFMTELVSVARIGRTLGVHLILATQKPTGVVDDQIWSNSKFKLALKVQDASDSKEIIKTPDASFITLPGRAYLQVGNNEIYELFQSAWSGATYNEEEESEKIDNRIYKINLLGQCELINQDLSEGESENYSMVSQLDAIVNHIHDLYDGIDHLEITKPWLPSLEDKIISPYIKEVTDLSLVEEIDLNAAVGLMDIPESQAQEDYYVNFVQDGNLAVFSSSGFGKSFTLGTIITSLAIKNNPKYLNFYILDFGNSSLIPYKGLPHTADYMTFDSDEKLKKFKSLIEKEIKRRKQLFGQKMAQNYDMYNKMHPEDKMKAIVIFIDNFDVVKEISMEFEDFIMKMTRDGFGLGIYTIISATRMNAVRFATLNNFKKKIVQYLFDDGDVISLLGRSPYKLNEKKGRALVKNKIVSMMQVYSPVEFEDDVEYMKNLKAIIHDMNSKYTGEKVFGIPILPEIFTTKDFSNYGFEGSTEDLVGLSLEDVRLVSADITGSPYVIIGPVKSGKTNLLEIIMNQGKGPAYLFDSSSLDLYKYKNSDKVRYIETEDEVKTFIEDLVNEIQNRKNGLTKALEENTITSPKEYYSSLPAWSVYIDDADIFIERIKNFSSIFNVLNDATTVSIKIIATVQSTKLKGFDDLTKYFKNTTYGAVLGSQGTVNLFPLSSMRDVPAFSYGVLFNNGNMRKVKIPKYIGF; this comes from the coding sequence ATGAGAAGAGTATTCATTTTTAATGATAGTAGTTATATTGAATATCCTCTTACATCTGTATTAGAACTAAGGGAATTAAAAATTGTATCAGAGGATGAAAAAGTAACTTTTATAGGTAAAGAAAAGCAGGAATCAGTTAAATTAAATACTTTATTTTGGTTTGATAATACCCAATACTTAATATTAGATCAAGTTCACAAGGAATATGATTGTGGAAATAGTTATGTTTTGATTGGTGAAAAAAATTGTGATATTGAGCTTACTATAAATGCTAAATTTGTTTTAGATAAAGATAAATTAATCAATGATGATTTATATCCTGTATATGTTAATGGTGTGAAGAAAACTGATAAAACTATACCATATAAAATTGGAGATTCCATTTTAATCAAAGAAGTATTATTTACCGTATATAGAGATTATGTATCCATTACAGGAAGTGAAGAAAAGTATCGTTGTAATCTTGCTCTTAGGAATTTAAATACTATTTATTTTGAAGGTTTTCCTGAATATAAAAGATCTCCTAGGGTTATTAAAAAGGTTAAAAATGATAAAATTACAATTTTAAAACCTCCTGCCAAAATTTCTAGGAAAAAAGGGAGTTTAGCGAAAGTTATTATTCCACCATTAAGTATGGCTTGTGTGGTTGTATTAATGTCAATTTTTATGAGAAGAGGTATATTTGTATTAGTAAGTTTAGCTGGTACTCTAATAACATTAATATTTTCTGTAACTACATTTTTTTCTGAAAATAAAGAGTTAAAGGAAAACAATTTAAAGAGAAAAAAAATGTATGAGAATTATTTATTAGATATGAGAAAAAAGCTAAATAGCTATAGACAGAACGAAATTGATGCTTTGAATTACAATAATCCAGATATTCATCTAATTGAAGATATGGTAAATCACTATAATCCTAGAATATATGAAAGAGATGTTAATGATGATGATTTTTTAGCAGTTTGTGTTGGAAGAGCTAAGGATAGTAGTGAGTATCAAGTAGTTTTAGATTATGATGCTTTAGAGATTGAAAAAGATGATTTACTAGAAGAAGCAAAAGAAATTTATAGCGAATATCAATACATTGATAATAAACCTGTTTTAGTAGATCTTAAGAAAGCACATTTAGGTATTGTTGGTGAGAAAAAGGAAGTACATCAACAAATTAAGAACATTCTTGCACAAATTACATTTTTTCAAAGCTATCATGATGTGCAAATTGTAATGTTGTATAACGAGAAATATATTAAAGATTTTGACTATATTAAATGGTATCCACATGTAAAAATTCATGCGATTAACTTGACTGGTAATATTAATAATGAACGTGTTCGTGACCAAGTTTTAGGAAGTCTTCATCAGATTTTAAAAGATAGAAAAATAAAAAGAGATGAAAATAAGAGAGAAATGAGTTATTATCCTCATTTTATAGTGGTTGTGGACGATTATCATTTAATTATGAATCATTCAATTATGGAACATCTACAGGAACCTTCTACAGATTTAGGATTTTCTCTTATTTATACTGCTCAAAAGAGAGGAAATCTTCCAGAAAATATTAAGACAGTATTATTGATGGAAGACTCTGAAACAGCAACATTATTATTAAATGAAGGAACAGAAGTAAATAAGCGAATGGAAGAATCTCAATTAAATGATATTAATTTGGAAACTATGGCTAGAAATCTATGTTCAATTAAGCATTTTCAAGGAGTGACAGCTCATATTCCAGAAAGTATTACTTTCTTTGATATGTATAAAGTAAAAAGACCAGAAGAACTAAATATTAAAGAGCGATGGGCTAAAGGAGATTCACATAAATCCTTAGCAGTTCCTATTGGAGTAAGAGCTAAAGATGATTATGTTGAATTAAACCTTCATGAAAAAGCTCATGGACCACATGGATTAGTAGCAGGAACAACAGGTTCTGGTAAATCTGAGATTATACAGTCATACATATTATCACTAGCAGTAAATTTTAGTCCTTATGAAGTTGGTTTCCTATTAATTGACTATAAAGGGGGAGGAATGGCTAATTTATTTAAGAAGTTACCACATTTATTAGGAACAATTACAAACCTAGATGGTGCTGAAAGTATGAGAGCTTTAGCATCAATAAAGAGTGAATTAGCACGACGTCAAAAAATATTTAATAAATATGAAGTAAACAATATTAATAAATACAACAAACTTTTTAAACAAGGAAAAGCAAAAGAACCGCTACCTCATTTGTTTATTATTTCAGATGAATTTGCTGAGTTAAAAAAAGAACAACCTGAATTTATGACTGAATTAGTATCAGTAGCACGTATTGGACGTACTTTAGGAGTACATCTTATTTTAGCTACACAAAAACCTACTGGAGTTGTAGATGATCAAATTTGGTCTAACTCCAAGTTTAAACTAGCATTAAAAGTACAAGATGCATCAGATAGTAAAGAAATCATTAAAACACCAGATGCATCGTTTATTACTTTGCCAGGTAGAGCTTATCTCCAAGTTGGAAATAATGAAATATATGAATTGTTCCAATCAGCATGGAGTGGTGCTACATATAATGAAGAGGAAGAAAGTGAAAAAATTGATAATAGAATCTATAAAATTAATTTACTTGGTCAATGTGAATTAATTAATCAAGATTTAAGTGAAGGAGAATCAGAAAATTATTCAATGGTTTCTCAACTAGATGCTATTGTTAATCATATTCATGATTTATATGATGGAATAGATCATTTAGAAATCACAAAACCTTGGCTACCGTCATTAGAAGATAAGATTATTTCACCATATATCAAAGAAGTAACGGATTTATCTTTAGTGGAAGAAATTGATTTAAATGCTGCAGTTGGTTTAATGGATATTCCAGAATCCCAAGCCCAAGAAGATTACTATGTTAACTTTGTACAGGATGGAAATCTTGCTGTATTCTCATCAAGTGGATTCGGAAAATCCTTTACACTTGGAACTATAATTACTTCTTTAGCAATTAAAAATAATCCAAAATACTTGAACTTCTATATTTTAGATTTCGGTAATTCTTCATTAATACCATATAAAGGGTTACCTCATACAGCAGATTATATGACATTTGATAGTGATGAGAAATTAAAAAAATTTAAATCATTAATAGAAAAAGAAATCAAAAGAAGAAAACAATTATTTGGACAGAAGATGGCACAAAATTATGATATGTACAATAAAATGCATCCAGAAGATAAGATGAAAGCTATTGTAATCTTCATTGATAACTTTGATGTTGTTAAAGAAATTTCAATGGAATTTGAAGATTTCATTATGAAAATGACTCGAGACGGTTTTGGATTAGGTATTTATACAATTATTAGTGCGACTAGAATGAATGCTGTTAGATTCGCAACATTGAATAACTTTAAGAAAAAGATAGTACAGTATTTATTTGATGATGGTGATGTAATAAGTTTATTAGGAAGAAGTCCATACAAATTAAATGAGAAAAAGGGTAGGGCACTAGTGAAAAACAAAATTGTTAGCATGATGCAGGTGTATTCTCCTGTAGAGTTTGAAGATGATGTGGAATATATGAAGAATCTAAAAGCTATTATTCATGATATGAATAGCAAATATACAGGTGAAAAAGTTTTTGGAATTCCAATACTTCCAGAAATATTTACTACAAAAGATTTTTCAAATTATGGTTTTGAGGGAAGTACAGAGGATTTAGTAGGATTGAGTCTTGAGGATGTACGTTTAGTAAGTGCAGATATTACGGGTTCACCGTATGTTATTATTGGTCCTGTTAAATCAGGAAAGACAAATTTATTAGAAATTATTATGAATCAAGGAAAAGGTCCTGCATATTTATTTGATTCTAGTAGCTTGGATCTATATAAATATAAAAATTCTGATAAAGTAAGGTATATAGAGACAGAGGATGAAGTAAAAACATTTATTGAAGACTTAGTTAATGAAATACAAAATCGTAAAAATGGTTTAACAAAGGCTCTTGAAGAAAATACAATTACTTCTCCAAAAGAGTATTATTCCTCTTTACCAGCTTGGAGTGTTTATATTGATGATGCTGATATTTTTATTGAACGTATTAAGAATTTTTCAAGCATATTTAATGTATTAAATGATGCAACTACTGTAAGTATTAAAATTATAGCAACAGTACAATCTACAAAATTAAAAGGATTTGATGATCTGACTAAATACTTTAAAAATACTACTTATGGTGCTGTTCTCGGTAGCCAAGGTACAGTTAATCTATTCCCACTAAGTAGTATGAGAGATGTACCAGCCTTTAGCTATGGAGTATTATTTAATAATGGCAATATGAGGAAAGTTAAGATCCCAAAATATATTGGATTCTAA